The Desulfitobacterium chlororespirans DSM 11544 genome contains a region encoding:
- a CDS encoding GAF domain-containing protein — protein MGKQEQEIKIFLEKVRADIGSDFVGLACHDFDSHHIRWQYVAGNLNNLYRKITLWPGRGIAGKVVASGRPMALEDFALKSGDDAREYPILLAEDLRSVMAAPIIECDHVKGVLLIGFRTPHRFTEETLAQLVFFAGQCRELLAEPELNLPEV, from the coding sequence ATGGGCAAACAGGAACAGGAGATAAAAATATTCTTGGAAAAGGTGCGTGCTGACATAGGAAGTGATTTCGTCGGGCTGGCGTGCCATGATTTCGATAGTCACCATATTCGCTGGCAGTATGTTGCCGGCAATCTCAACAATCTCTATAGAAAAATTACGTTATGGCCCGGACGGGGGATTGCCGGCAAGGTGGTTGCCTCCGGCAGGCCCATGGCTCTGGAGGACTTTGCCTTGAAAAGCGGTGATGATGCCAGGGAATATCCTATTTTACTGGCGGAAGATTTGAGGTCGGTTATGGCGGCGCCGATCATAGAGTGTGACCATGTTAAAGGGGTGCTGTTGATCGGGTTTCGTACTCCCCATAGGTTCACTGAAGAGACTCTGGCTCAATTAGTGTTCTTTGCCGGGCAATGCCGTGAGTTGCTGGCGGAACCGGAGCTTAATCTACCTGAGGTCTGA
- the narI gene encoding respiratory nitrate reductase subunit gamma encodes MMNQLLWVIFPYTMLTAFVVGHIYRYRSGQIGWTSRSSQLLEKKALKWGSTLFHFGVLAALCGHVGMLVPKEVMEAIGINEHMYHMAASWGGSTAGVITLIGTIILLLRRLCVKRIRRNSSMGDLFVIVLIAGIVFTGLWNSLVINGFGAGHDYRETVGPWLRGLITLQPRAELMGGVPLFFKLHILMAFAALGLWPFTRLVHVWSFPLTYLKRSRILYRKWNKAGGTEQERQNTPAA; translated from the coding sequence ATGATGAATCAGTTATTATGGGTGATCTTCCCTTACACAATGCTGACGGCATTTGTTGTTGGACATATTTACCGCTATCGTAGTGGGCAAATCGGTTGGACTTCAAGATCCAGCCAGCTCTTGGAGAAGAAGGCCCTCAAGTGGGGGAGCACTTTGTTTCACTTTGGAGTGCTGGCGGCTTTGTGCGGGCATGTAGGCATGCTGGTGCCGAAAGAGGTGATGGAGGCTATCGGTATCAATGAGCACATGTATCATATGGCTGCCTCCTGGGGGGGATCTACTGCCGGGGTTATCACTTTGATCGGAACGATTATTCTGCTTTTGCGCCGTTTATGCGTCAAGCGCATCCGCAGAAACAGCAGTATGGGAGATTTATTTGTAATCGTGTTGATCGCGGGGATTGTCTTTACCGGACTCTGGAATTCCTTAGTCATCAACGGCTTTGGAGCGGGGCATGATTATAGGGAGACCGTGGGGCCATGGTTGCGCGGCCTGATTACTTTGCAACCCAGGGCCGAGTTGATGGGTGGAGTGCCTCTATTCTTTAAGCTGCATATTCTGATGGCTTTTGCCGCTTTGGGACTTTGGCCTTTCACCCGGCTGGTGCATGTCTGGAGTTTTCCCCTGACCTATCTGAAGCGTTCCCGGATTCTTTATCGAAAATGGAATAAAGCTGGGGGGACAGAACAGGAAAGACAGAATACTCCGGCTGCTTAG
- the narJ gene encoding nitrate reductase molybdenum cofactor assembly chaperone yields MNKKDVFCLLAYLLQYPQADWIDPEELRREAENWEEGDIRSRLNLFVDYLQSAPLNVLQENFVETFDFSKKTTLYLLYPQYGEEPKRVEVLQGLIQEYQKAGLLIGQELPDYLPLVLEALSNVAIDRGRIILKPVYAGLQYLHDQLIKMNSPYALLMEACLSSIHSLFGEIGGVTAT; encoded by the coding sequence ATGAACAAGAAAGATGTTTTTTGTCTGTTGGCCTATTTGCTGCAGTACCCTCAGGCGGACTGGATTGATCCGGAGGAACTGCGGCGGGAAGCAGAGAATTGGGAGGAAGGAGATATAAGGAGCCGCCTGAATCTGTTTGTGGATTATTTGCAGAGCGCACCTCTCAACGTTTTGCAGGAAAACTTCGTAGAGACCTTTGATTTCAGCAAAAAAACCACTCTGTATTTACTGTATCCTCAATATGGCGAGGAACCGAAGCGGGTGGAGGTGCTGCAGGGATTAATTCAGGAATACCAGAAAGCCGGCTTGCTCATCGGACAGGAATTGCCGGATTACCTGCCACTTGTTTTGGAGGCTTTGTCCAATGTCGCCATTGACCGGGGCAGAATAATTCTAAAGCCGGTCTATGCTGGTTTGCAATATCTGCATGACCAGCTGATCAAGATGAACAGTCCTTATGCCCTTTTAATGGAGGCTTGTCTGTCCTCAATCCATTCCCTGTTCGGTGAGATAGGAGGTGTGACAGCAACATGA